Proteins encoded together in one Pseudoalteromonas xiamenensis window:
- a CDS encoding mechanosensitive ion channel family protein: MMSTSLQAALQPWFDRFPQGELISALISNGVGVVLLMVLYGFTRRLMLPSIQSLMTRLSPSRIGHLSGQLNKANRRLAMLITIVAFLASFEQILVLPDWGMELCRTGGQVFLVIMSGFLMSSIIGLAHGIYNQFSFAKEVPIQGIVQVAKLVTFIVCLILVVSIILDKSPTYILSGFGAIAAVTLLVFKDTILGFVASIQIAANRLVTMGDWIQMDTYGANGEVIDLGLNTVRVRNWDNTVTTIPTYALIAGSFKNWRAMQESAGRRITRALYLDLHSVTQLTPEQTTNLKQEPLLKEMDVSLWQEGTNVAIFRRYAEAYINQHPDVSNDCLAMVRELQTLNHGLPIEIYCFSRNTSWVFYEHLQADLYDYLLAQLPRFGLRPYQSITGIMQP, translated from the coding sequence ATGATGTCTACTTCATTGCAAGCCGCGCTTCAACCTTGGTTTGATCGTTTCCCTCAGGGCGAATTGATCAGCGCCTTAATTTCAAATGGTGTTGGTGTTGTACTGTTGATGGTGCTTTACGGGTTTACTCGACGCTTGATGCTGCCAAGTATTCAATCTTTGATGACGCGATTGTCTCCATCTCGGATAGGGCATTTAAGTGGTCAGCTTAATAAAGCAAATCGTCGCCTTGCGATGCTAATTACCATCGTTGCATTTTTGGCCAGTTTCGAGCAGATCCTTGTGTTACCAGATTGGGGTATGGAACTTTGCCGTACCGGCGGTCAGGTTTTTTTGGTCATCATGTCTGGTTTTTTAATGAGCAGTATCATTGGGTTAGCTCATGGGATATACAACCAGTTTAGTTTCGCAAAAGAAGTGCCAATCCAAGGTATTGTGCAAGTTGCAAAACTCGTTACGTTTATCGTTTGTTTGATATTGGTCGTCAGTATTATCTTAGACAAATCACCGACGTATATTTTGTCCGGGTTTGGTGCTATTGCAGCCGTTACCCTACTTGTGTTCAAAGACACCATTTTAGGGTTTGTGGCGAGCATTCAAATTGCGGCCAATCGATTAGTCACAATGGGTGATTGGATCCAAATGGATACATACGGTGCCAACGGTGAAGTGATTGATTTGGGATTAAACACCGTGCGAGTGCGCAACTGGGACAATACGGTGACGACAATTCCTACGTACGCTTTAATTGCTGGGTCATTCAAAAACTGGCGAGCAATGCAAGAATCGGCTGGGCGGCGAATTACGCGAGCTCTCTACTTAGATCTTCACTCTGTGACTCAGTTAACACCGGAGCAAACGACAAACTTAAAACAAGAGCCGCTGCTCAAAGAAATGGATGTGTCATTGTGGCAAGAAGGCACCAACGTCGCCATATTCCGCCGCTATGCTGAAGCCTATATCAATCAGCATCCAGACGTAAGCAACGATTGCCTAGCGATGGTGCGTGAGCTGCAAACGTTAAATCATGGTTTGCCTATCGAGATTTACTGTTTTAGCCGTAACACATCTTGGGTTTTTTACGAGCATCTGCAAGCCGACCTGTATGATTACTTGCTGGCACAACTCCCTCGATTTGGTTTACGTCCTTACCAAAGCATCACAGGCATTATGCAGCCTTAA
- the chrA gene encoding chromate efflux transporter: MLVHIFYQFFLLGCTSFGGPVAHIGYFRRHFVEHLGWIKPERFANMITLSQVLPGPGSSQVGFAIGLEKAGWLGGLAAFVGFTLPSFLIMVMLAFGASTLQSSMDGVITGLKLFAVVIVADAVISMARNFCKTTPLKVIATLVAVFLYYLPTLNTQLLVLGFAFLIGCVAPLSSIPDAPNKSLNRFAWLPFSMVIIGFAMCLSLFNDTLFAPFYQAGSLVFGGGHVVLPLLQASLPNISDETFLTAYAAAQAVPGPMFTIASYLGAFWDGSPDILNALTATLAIFLPGLLLIGAFLNHWQTLQNLPRFAHIIAALNAAVVGILFAAWLNPIIPSAVHEVWQWPVIVLGYFTLSKFKPPIWVLLIAFAGIGLIAAQ, translated from the coding sequence ATGTTAGTGCATATTTTTTATCAGTTTTTTTTATTAGGTTGTACAAGTTTCGGTGGGCCTGTTGCGCACATTGGTTACTTTCGACGTCATTTTGTCGAACACTTAGGCTGGATTAAACCTGAACGTTTCGCAAATATGATTACCTTGTCGCAGGTGCTTCCAGGCCCAGGTTCCAGTCAAGTTGGGTTTGCGATTGGGCTTGAGAAAGCAGGCTGGCTTGGTGGGCTTGCTGCATTTGTCGGTTTCACTCTACCATCCTTTTTAATTATGGTAATGCTGGCGTTCGGCGCATCAACGCTACAATCAAGTATGGATGGTGTGATTACTGGTCTAAAGCTCTTTGCGGTGGTCATCGTTGCCGATGCGGTGATCAGTATGGCGAGAAACTTTTGTAAAACAACACCGCTAAAAGTAATCGCCACGTTGGTCGCTGTTTTCCTATATTATCTCCCTACACTCAACACGCAACTGCTCGTACTCGGATTTGCCTTTTTGATTGGGTGCGTCGCTCCTCTTAGCAGCATCCCAGACGCTCCAAATAAATCGTTAAACCGCTTTGCATGGCTACCCTTTTCTATGGTCATCATTGGGTTTGCGATGTGTCTGAGTCTTTTCAACGACACACTTTTCGCGCCATTCTATCAAGCTGGAAGCTTAGTGTTTGGCGGTGGGCATGTCGTGCTGCCGCTGTTACAGGCGAGCCTACCAAACATTAGTGATGAAACATTCCTAACCGCTTATGCAGCCGCACAAGCAGTGCCGGGCCCTATGTTTACTATCGCAAGCTATCTAGGTGCATTCTGGGATGGCTCTCCGGATATTCTCAATGCGCTAACCGCCACCTTGGCGATATTCTTACCAGGCTTACTCTTAATCGGGGCATTTTTGAATCATTGGCAAACATTACAAAACTTACCGCGTTTTGCACACATCATTGCAGCATTAAACGCTGCCGTTGTCGGTATTCTATTCGCGGCATGGTTAAACCCTATCATTCCAAGCGCGGTCCATGAGGTATGGCAGTGGCCGGTCATCGTGTTAGGGTATTTCACACTATCAAAGTTTAAGCCGCCTATCTGGGTTTTGTTAATCGCGTTTGCAGGCATCGGTCTGATAGCTGCACAATAA
- a CDS encoding substrate-binding periplasmic protein, protein MPRIVLLSLLLFIAPSFAKSTILVGVDHAPPYSRIDDDGNIQGLILDILYALPQSAEYDIQPIACPFSRCVRMLSQGEIDIMGGLINTKERQKIMSFVEPPYMVLQSSFVFYKRADSELVVENYDDLYNKRIAVMRGGVFFPRFDEDRELNKVSVNTEKVAIDLLLKNRVDLVIAVEETADHSMSILNQPSHQLKKVDFRYTQKIYGNMAMSLKFAHSYAGLRVRDGMMSLALSNQLSQLVAPYQLPPIPLEIIPKI, encoded by the coding sequence ATGCCAAGAATTGTGTTGCTAAGTTTATTGCTCTTCATTGCGCCAAGTTTTGCCAAATCGACGATTTTGGTTGGGGTTGATCATGCTCCTCCATACAGTCGTATTGACGATGATGGTAATATTCAGGGCCTCATTCTTGATATTCTTTATGCGTTACCTCAATCAGCTGAATACGATATTCAACCCATCGCATGTCCTTTTTCTCGTTGTGTAAGAATGTTGTCGCAAGGCGAGATAGACATCATGGGGGGACTCATTAACACCAAAGAACGTCAAAAAATAATGTCGTTTGTCGAACCGCCTTACATGGTTTTACAATCTTCTTTTGTTTTCTATAAGCGAGCCGATTCAGAGCTGGTTGTCGAAAATTACGATGATCTCTATAACAAGCGTATTGCAGTAATGCGTGGTGGCGTTTTCTTCCCGCGTTTTGATGAAGATAGAGAGTTAAATAAAGTCTCGGTCAATACAGAGAAAGTCGCCATAGACCTTCTATTAAAGAATCGAGTGGACTTGGTCATCGCGGTTGAGGAAACGGCCGACCACTCGATGAGTATTTTAAACCAACCGAGTCATCAACTGAAAAAAGTGGACTTTCGTTACACGCAGAAAATTTATGGCAACATGGCGATGAGTCTTAAGTTTGCTCATTCTTACGCTGGGTTGCGCGTTCGTGATGGCATGATGTCACTCGCGCTTTCAAATCAGCTATCGCAGCTTGTTGCGCCTTATCAGTTGCCCCCAATCCCACTCGAGATCATTCCCAAAATTTAG
- a CDS encoding OmpA family protein, producing MKMKPLIISLATVIALSGCQMTNTGQGAAIGAATGAVLGKATGNHKDKRIFIGAAIGAIAGAAIGDYMDKQEAEFRRELEGTGVDVVREGNNMTLVMPSNITFASNQASISPEFYNTLNGVAKVMNKYDKTWLTIIGHTDSTGASDYNQRLSEQRAMSVRNYLVANQVAAVRLQTQGMGELQPVASNQTEQGKAMNRRVEIQIIPNQK from the coding sequence ATGAAAATGAAACCACTCATTATTTCCCTTGCCACGGTAATTGCACTGTCAGGTTGTCAAATGACCAATACGGGTCAAGGTGCAGCGATTGGCGCGGCGACTGGTGCCGTACTCGGTAAAGCGACTGGCAATCATAAAGATAAACGCATATTCATTGGTGCCGCCATTGGTGCGATAGCGGGTGCGGCTATTGGTGACTATATGGACAAACAGGAAGCCGAATTTCGTCGTGAACTTGAAGGCACGGGAGTCGATGTCGTTCGTGAAGGAAATAACATGACGTTGGTCATGCCATCCAACATTACCTTTGCGTCAAACCAAGCTTCAATATCGCCTGAATTTTACAACACACTAAACGGTGTTGCGAAGGTGATGAATAAATACGACAAAACGTGGCTCACGATTATTGGACACACAGATTCAACTGGCGCGAGTGATTACAATCAACGTCTTTCAGAGCAACGAGCGATGAGTGTACGTAATTATCTCGTCGCTAACCAAGTTGCGGCAGTACGGTTACAAACTCAAGGCATGGGCGAGTTGCAACCTGTTGCGAGCAATCAAACGGAGCAGGGTAAAGCGATGAACCGTCGCGTGGAAATCCAAATCATCCCAAATCAAAAGTAA